From the Vitis vinifera mitochondrion, complete genome genome, one window contains:
- the rpl16 gene encoding ribosomal protein L16 (chloroplast), which translates to MLSPKRTRFRKQHRGRMKGISYRGNRICFGRYALQALEPAWITSRQIEAGRRAMTRNVRRGGKIWVRIFPDKPVTVRPTETRMGSGKGSPEYWVAVVKPGRILYEMGGVAENIARKAISIAASKMPIRTQFIISG; encoded by the coding sequence CCCAAAAGAACCAGATTCCGTAAACAACATAGAGGAAGAATGAAGGGAATATCTTATCGAGGTAATCGTATTTGTTTCGGTAGATACGCTCTTCAAGCACTTGAACCTGCTTGGATCACATCTAGACAAATAGAAGCGGGGCGACGAGCAATGACACGAAACGTACGCCGTGGTGGAAAAATATGGGTACGTATATTTCCAGACAAACCAGTTACAGTAAGACCTACAGAAACACGTATGGGTTCGGGGAAAGGATCCCCCGAATATTGGGTAGCTGTCGTTAAACCAGGTAGAATACTTTATGAAATGGGCGGAGTAGCAGAAAATATAGCTAGAAAAGCTATTTCAATAGCGGCGTCCAAAATGCCTATACGAACTCAATTCATTATTTCGGGATAG
- the rpl14 gene encoding ribosomal protein L14 (chloroplast), whose protein sequence is MIQPQTHLNVADNSGARELMCIRIIGTSNRRYAHIGDVIVAVIKEVVPNMPLERSEVIRAVIVRTCKELKRDNGMIIRYDDNAAVIIDQEGNPKGTRIFGAIVRELRQFHFTKIVSLAPEVL, encoded by the coding sequence ATGATTCAACCCCAGACCCATTTGAATGTAGCGGACAACAGCGGGGCCCGAGAATTGATGTGTATTCGAATCATAGGAACTAGTAATCGCCGATACGCTCATATTGGTGACGTTATTGTTGCTGTGATCAAAGAAGTAGTACCAAATATGCCTCTAGAAAGATCAGAAGTAATCAGAGCTGTAATTGTACGTACCTGTAAAGAACTCAAACGTGACAACGGTATGATAATACGATATGATGACAATGCTGCAGTTATTATTGATCAAGAAGGAAACCCAAAAGGAACTCGAATTTTTGGTGCGATCGTCCGGGAATTGAGACAGTTTCATTTTACTAAAATAGTTTCCTTAGCCCCTGAGGTATTATAA
- the infA gene encoding initiation factor 1 (chloroplast) — MKEQKWIHEGLITESLPNGMFRVRLDNENMILGYVSGRIRRSFIRILPGDRVKIEVSRYDSTKGRIIYRIRNKDSNN; from the coding sequence ATGAAAGAACAAAAATGGATTCATGAAGGTTTAATTACTGAATCACTTCCCAACGGTATGTTCCGGGTGCGTTTAGATAATGAAAATATGATTCTAGGTTATGTTTCAGGAAGGATCCGACGTAGTTTTATACGGATACTACCAGGAGATAGAGTCAAAATTGAAGTAAGTCGTTATGATTCAACCAAAGGGCGTATAATTTATAGAATCCGAAACAAGGATTCGAATAATTAG
- the rpl36 gene encoding ribosomal protein L36 (chloroplast) — translation MKIRASVRKICEKCRLIRRRGRIIVICPNPRHKQRQG, via the coding sequence ATGAAAATAAGGGCTTCTGTTCGTAAAATTTGCGAAAAATGTCGACTGATCCGTAGACGGGGACGAATTATAGTAATTTGTCCCAACCCGAGACATAAACAAAGACAAGGATAA
- the rps11 gene encoding ribosomal protein S11 (chloroplast) yields the protein MAKPIPRIGSRRNGRIGSRKSARRIPKGVIHVQASFNNTIVTVTDVRGRVVSWSSAGTCGFRGTRRGTPFAAQTAAGNAIRTVVDQGMQRAEVMIKGPGLGRDAALRAIRRSGILLSFVRDVTPMPHNGCRPPKKRRV from the coding sequence ATGGCAAAACCTATACCAAGAATTGGTTCACGTAGGAATGGACGTATTGGTTCACGTAAGAGTGCGCGTAGAATACCAAAGGGAGTTATTCATGTTCAAGCAAGTTTTAACAATACCATTGTGACCGTTACAGATGTACGGGGTCGGGTGGTTTCTTGGTCCTCGGCCGGTACTTGTGGATTCAGGGGTACAAGAAGAGGGACGCCATTTGCTGCTCAAACCGCAGCAGGAAATGCTATTCGTACAGTAGTGGATCAAGGTATGCAACGAGCAGAAGTCATGATAAAGGGTCCTGGTCTCGGAAGAGATGCAGCATTACGAGCTATTCGTAGAAGTGGTATACTATTAAGTTTCGTACGGGATGTAACTCCTATGCCACATAACGGCTGTAGACCTCCTAAAAAAAGACGTGTATAG
- the cox2 gene encoding cox2, with the protein MIVLEWLFLTIAPCDAAEPWQLGSQDAATPIMQGVMDLHHDIFFFLILILVFVSRILVRALWHFHYKKNPIPQRIVHGTTIEILRTIFPSIIPMFIAIPSFVLLYSMDEVVVDPAITIKAIGHQWYRTYEYSDYNSSDEESLTFDSYTIPEDDPELGQSRLLEVDNRVVVPAKTNLRIIVTPADVPHSWAVPSSGVKCDAVPGRSNQTSISVQREGVYYGQCSEIRGTNHASIVVEAVPRKDYGSRVSNQLIPQTNQTGEA; encoded by the exons ATGATTGTTCTAGAATGGCTATTCCTCACAATTGCTCCTTGTGATGCAGCGGAACCATGGCAATTAGGATCTCAAGACGCAGCAACACCTATAATGCAAGGAGTAATGGACTTACATCACGATATCTTTTTCTTCCTCATTCTCATTTTGGTTTTCGTATCACGGATCTTGGTTCGCGCTTTATGGCATTTCCACTATAAAAAAAATCCAATCCCGCAAAGAATTGTTCATGGAACTACTATCGAGATTCTTCGGACCATATTTCCTAGTATCATCCCGATGTTCATTGCTATACCATCATTTGTTCTCTTATACTCAATGGACGAGGTAGTAGTAGATCCTGCCATTACTATCAAAGCTATTGGACATCAATGGTATCGGA CTTATGAGTATTCGGACTATAACAGTTCCGATGAAGAGTCACTCACTTTTGACAGTTATACGATTCCAGAAGATGATCCAGAATTGGGTCAATCACGTTTATTAGAAGTGGACAATAGAGTGGTTGTACCAGCCAAAACTAATCTACGTATTATTGTAACACCTGCTGATGTACCTCATAGTTGGGCTGTACCTTCCTCAGGTGTCAAATGTGATGCTGTACCTGGTCGTTCAAATCAGACCTCTATTTCGGTACAACGAGAAGGAGTTTACTATGGTCAGTGCAGTGAGATTCGTGGAACTAATCATGCCT CTATCGTCGTAGAAGCTGTTCCTAGGAAAGATTATGGTTCTCGGGTATCCAATCAATTAATCCCCCAAACCAACCAAACCGGGGAAGCTTAA
- the atp9 gene encoding ATPase subunit 9: MLEGAKSMGAGAATIASAGAAIGIGNVFSSLIHSVARNPSLAKQSFGYAILGFALTEAIASFAPMMAFLISSVF; this comes from the coding sequence ATGTTAGAAGGTGCAAAATCAATGGGTGCCGGAGCTGCTACAATTGCTTCAGCGGGAGCTGCAATCGGTATTGGAAACGTGTTCAGTTCTTTGATCCATTCCGTGGCGCGAAATCCATCATTGGCTAAACAATCATTTGGTTATGCCATTTTGGGCTTTGCTCTAACCGAAGCTATTGCATCGTTTGCCCCAATGATGGCCTTTCTGATCTCATCCGTATTCTGA